One window from the genome of Magnolia sinica isolate HGM2019 chromosome 4, MsV1, whole genome shotgun sequence encodes:
- the LOC131243714 gene encoding metallothionein-like protein type 2 gives MSCCGGNCGCGSACKCGSGCGGCKMYPDFSFSGETTTTETMIVGVAPQKGYFEGSEMNAGSENEGCKCGSNCTCDPCTCK, from the exons ATGTCTTGCTGTGGTGGAAACTGCGGGTGTGGATCTGCCTGCAAGTGCGGCTCTGGTTGTGGAGG ATGCAAGATGTATCCTGATTTCTCTTTCTCTGGAGAAACCACCACCACTGAAACTATGATTGTTGGGGTCGCTCCTCAGaaggg ATACTTTGAAGGGTCTGAGATGAATGCTGGATCCGAGAATGAAGGCTGCAAATGCGGATCTAACTGCACCTGTGACCCATGCACCTGCAAATGA